The DNA region tttctttctttttttttaacaaagtaTATTATTAACGCCTTGACTTGTAAAATCAGCCCAGCTGTTTTCCTCTTAACCTTTTGTCCTTTTGTGTATCAGTAACCTGACCGTGTCTGGTGACGGTCCCAGCTGGAGGTTGATGACAGCTCTGAGACTGCTGTCACTACCACAAACACTGTAGTAAggccagacacacactcatacacacgcTACTCCAACTGTATGAGGGTTTTGAAGAATTTATATGTATTAAATTTTAGTCGCCACTGGAAGGCAGTGTTGCTAGGCCAGGCGGTGAGTGAGGACAGAGAATGGTGGAGCATAAAGACAGCGAAGACTCTCTGTCAGAGACTGttgggagacacacacatggctctggaacaggtgtgtgtgtttctgtgcatgtgtgtctgaacTCATGATGTAATGCGCAAGTAAAACATTCTCCTGTGTTTCAGATCTCAAACCTTCTCCGGCAGTGTGAGCAGTCCGTCAGGGAGCAGCTCACTGTTGCAACAGCACTGCGGCAGGAAGaaaggtgcatcctgggaagcTGTCTCAAAGGGCTGGAAGAATCACGGATGAGTGGCCATACTGAACTGACACCTGATTGGTGCTCTGACCTGCCAGTCACTACAGCAAGCTGAGCTATTAGTTTAATAATATCAGAGTttgtgttgttggtgtttctttttgCCGAATGTAACCAAGAAAGGATTCAAAAATGAGCTGAATGTGCTCAGAGGTGGGTCCAAACCTTCGGAGGGGTCGtgagtgaaaatgaaacatGCAGTAAATATTCTGATAATCCAGAATGTCCAGGAACGAAGCTTGAATATACAGAGGAGCTGATGAGTATGAGGAAAGCTTAAAAGTCCTTCTGTTCCCATGGAATCAAGCAGGAAATAGAATATATCTGAGTAAACAGGGTGTGCATGAAAGGACAGACTCAGCAGTCATTTTGATGTTAATTTTATAATGTGAGAATGACACAAACTGTATTACTGCCAAAAATTAACATGCACTTTCCAGCCTGTGTTTGCAGTTGTAGTAGATTTTGTTTACAGACGTGAGTGCTTTGAACAAAAGTGTCTTTTATAGGCACCAGAATCATATCTAGCCATTTGATGTATAAACATGttggaaataaaatgagatTTATTTTCTCAAAAAACAAATCATCACTTTCTCTACAGCCATGGTTATCTAAGTTAGCTGTGAAGCTAGCCAAGAGTGTTAGTTTAATGAAATGTCTCATATTTGAACCACAGCTTTTGTTTTCTGGTGACTTTGtacagtttccatggcaaccgtgGCTTCATAGACAGGGACAGGCTCCTCAGGCTGTGGTCTATTAAGAGATTAAAATATCACTTCAGCTGATTAACTCAATGAATTGACAATAAATTCTCTTCTGAAAAAAAATTATTACAGAGATGGGGAAAATCTTACTATTTTGAGTTACCTGAGTACTCCAGCTGACAGTTTCTCCATGATGTCCCTCAGAATGTCTGACAAGTCTGTTAAGTtcaatgtttgtttgttattGTAAGCATGTGGTTGGAATTGTGCGCTACAAGTTCAGGATACGGAGATATCTTCCTTGCTGTGCCGATGATGCCGTCCACACTTCATGATTGAGGAAGCTAACTGAGGCAGATCTTAAGAACAATAATCTAGAATCTGGGGGATCCAACtgtgaaaatagaaaaaaaatgtacacaAAAGACTAATAAAACCATCTAAGTCAACAGCCCAACTGAATATATTTTCTACCCTCACAAATGATTtatgctgtttttgtgtttgactaACTCACCTGCAGGTCTTTGTGAGATGTGACCCAGTGCCCCCCTACGGCTAGCgcactgatgatgtcatgtttgtGTGGGAGTAGCTTCCTCTCTTCCGACTCCTCCCCTTGCAGGCGAACTTTATGCAAACAGTGCAATATGGTGCTGATACACACAGTACTCTGTTGTCATCATAATCATTCTCAATCAATGTCTACCTCCACAGTCTACGACAACATCCACTCCCAATCCTCCGGtctcctccagaaccactgACAGCAGATCTGATGCACCATTATACACTGGAATAACTCTGGCTGTACAGACATTGAATAATAATAgataatattaatattgaaACATACAATTCAACACTATATTTTGTAACACACCCAGACTACAGCTTGATTGACAGGTCCCATATGGTCTAGCGGTTAGGATTCCTGGTTTTCACCCAGGCGGCCCGGGTTCGACTCCCGGTATGGGAACGATATTTTTAGTTTAAGTTATCCACCACTGAGGGATGGTAAATGGTTACCAATGGTTAGAAAGAAAGACCAGTCGTAAGAATAATTTTGGTAAACCTGATTTGTGTTCTTTATATTTAAACTAAACTATTTGCTCAGTGTCCATCATACTGACCTATAATAATATAATGTTTCACTACTACTTCCTTTTTATCATCCAAAACTTCCTCAAAAGAAAAGAATATTGATGCTTATGATAATATTTATTCAAATTATAGTCCAAATAATTTTGGACTATATTGTGTTGAATATCCTCAGAAGGCTAACCTGGATATTTCTCAAAGGAGCATTTAAAGTAGAGCTAAGAACAACTGCTGTAAGAATCCATACCAACAGTGGGTCGAAGTTGTTCCAGGAATGTTTGCTTTTGTGCTGAGTGTGATGTGGTCAAAACTTTTGCTCCATGGTAACAAGCCAACTGGATACACATAAGGCCAAAAGGCTGTAAGGAGAGGAAGATATGGGAGCATGATCAATGATACCTTTGTGAAACTTTCCAAAAGAACATATTGCAACAAAGACATGGTCGTTTTACACACACTGGCTCCATCAAAAACCAGGATTGTGTTCCCTGCTGCCACgcgagcatgtgtgtgtagagcaGTGTAAGCGCAGACACCGTCACGTAGTGctccagcaacacacacagagctgagcTTCTCTGGTTTCTGAACTAGAGACACAACATAATATACAGAAAGTCAGACATTATATATGTAAAGATCTTTACAACTCATGCTATAAAAGAAATATTTGGTTTTGTGTGGTGTTCATGTGTTGCGCTACCTAAATATTGTTCATCTATATCAATGACGTCACAAAGTCCAGAGAAGGGAAATTCCAAAGGCAAAATACCTGAAATGGAAGTACATTTACTTATAAATCTAGTTTGTGTGAAACCCTTTTAAAcccacattgattttttttttttttttaaagtgtttcaaaaaaCCTACCAACAACTTCATCATCAGGCTGAAAGAAAGAGACTTTGTCACCCactgtagaaaaaaaaatacaaattatAAAAAGGATAAGCTAACAATCCCCCATTATCTTCCTGTTAGTTTGTTTCTGACCTTGCAGGATGACACCAGCTATCTCTCTACCAACAGGAATTAAATCTGTCTGGATTCCCACATCACTGAGCAGCTGGAATAATGCAGAGTCACCAATGAAAAATGCAATTATTTCTCTGGTTTGCACAACAACAAGCTTTGGTGGCAGTTTTCATGCTTTTAACAGTAAGCTTGTGTGCTTACTAGGCAACCAATCTTCCAGTCAGCAGAGGACTGCTAAACAACTTCAACAATAGTGACCAGGTGCATTTAAGTAGAGCTTTATCTGTGTAAAGATTGCacaattaaatatattttttaatattttcttaaGTTTAATAATaagaaaacattaaatgtgGCATCACTTTCTGCAAAATGCATAATTAGATACATTTTCATAAGTAAACTAAAATTACCTCCAAGTCCAATGGGTGAAGTCCACAGGCTTTTACCTGAACCCTGACCAGATGGCTGTTTAAAACCTCTGGAAGACTctggaaaaacagaaagaaattcCATTAAACAATGGAATGCATGTGATTGTAGGAAACAATCACACCTACGCTTTTAAAGCAACAATTAATAGTTTGTTTCACATGATGCTGGCATAAAATACacaacagaagcagcaaaatattaacatttttcTTTATAATTTACAAAGTAAGACATGCCAAAGACGAAAAATTGCACACAGCATGTACAGAGCTCAGAATCTCACCGTTTCCTGAATAACGAACTTGGGTTTAGCATCGCTCACGCCAGCTCGGCAGTATAAACCCTTCATACTGTTAAATGTGCACAAAAATGCAAATACTCGATACTAGACGACAACGTTGATAAAGTCCCTTTTGCATGAACACTGTTTGTTTTGAGCCTCTATCGTTACAAAGGAATCATAACCCGCCTGTCAACTGTGGTCATGAATAAGATCAGCTGatttgcttcttcttcttcgtttttatttttctttccattttgcGCGAGGTTTTGACCACTTTGCCTCCTATTGGGTGTTCGTGGTAGCTACATCACACAGAAAAACGATACCTAACTGCATGGAGAAGTTACTATAACAACtacaacaaataaaaagcaCAATTACCAAAAACTACTAAGCCCTGTTTTCACAGAGCCATTTCCCTCACAAGTAATTCGCAGCATGTTGCAAATGACTATTTAACATGCAAAGTATCCGGGCATGTAAGAGTGTTACTATCAAAGATATAGATTACCATGCAAGGTCTTTCAGTTTTAACAATCACCCCTTTTACAGGATACATGATGTTACTTCATAGAGTTATTGTGCCTATTCAttaatgtgtatgtgtgttttgggAAGGGGCGCCGTGGCTATGAAATTGCAAGTCTCAAATAGCTGCCATCCTGATAAGCTCACCTGCCGTATTTacatggtttttatttattattattaaatctgtatttttaCTGTATTTGGATCTTATACCTGCGTTCCACCTAAAGTCTCCTAAGATCTCGCGGGATTGCAGCCATGGCTTTTGGACATCTCGCGATAGGTTGGGAGCGTTACCCCATTTTCCAGCGCTCCCTCAGTCGTCGACTGGGATTTCGGAACCACCGGAGAGTCGCCGGAAAGGGCTTTTGTGCTCAAGCTGCACGTTTGGGAAACGGCCCACATTGCATGGTCACATAAACACAAAGAAGCAACTCTGTTCAACCTATAACAATGGAAAATAAAGTATGAGGTAAGAGCTGAGTGTAGTATGTGTGGTGTGAAAGAATGTCCCCGAGCGGGCTGATGTTAGCTTCCTACTGGATGTTAGCTTGCTTGCTAGCTGCCTTAATATCAACGCAAGTGCCGTTACTTGAGTATTTTTTCTTGTGAACTTTATACGTGTGCCTCAAGTTGTAATTTAGCGTACCATAGAGCTttatatggatttttttttttattgtactAGCAGTCGCTGGACGTGGAGTGTTAAGGCGATGCAAAGCTACTGACAGTTAGCCAGCCTGCTACTATCAAATCACGGCATCTTCCTGCCTGACCTGACGTTCATTCCACATTGTCTGGGACACTTGCGGTCACCTTTAGCGTCAGCAATTATCTGATTGGTTGATGGCGTGGTGGTCGATTTAAGTAGTGTGAAGATAATGAGTCCCAGCGCACGCTCTTAAGCATCTATTTGGTTTGGGGTTATGGAGCAAAACATTTTGCTCTTTTAACCCCAAACCAAATGAGCCAGAGAGCTCGGACAAACATAAGTTTCTAGTTCTTGCACGGGACTGTCAACAGTCATCCTGTGTACGGAGATGTACAACAATCCAAGTGTCATTGACCGAACTATGCACACTGTACCTATCATTCACGACCGTTCCCATGGTAACATTGATGCTTGAGGTCCTCTATGCTTACCCCTCACATGCACTGGGAAATAGAAAATGTTGCTGTTGGTCCATTTCTTACTGGTTCACACAGATGAGATTTGAATTAATTACTATTTGCTTTATTCTAATTGTTAATGAATCAGGAATGAGCAGCCTAAATTGTTCCTAATTGGGTACGAGGTTtgctttattgttattgacatttATCCTTCCTGCAAAAACCCAAGTCTACCATAAAAAAAGTTGCCAGTGATTGTAATTATATCTTGTTGATGACTGGAATTagaaaatatatatgtaaacaTCAAACCTTCATACTTGTATGGTTACGCATTGTTCCTTAGATAATTCACTTGTAAATCTAAATCCCTGTTCAGTCAATGAATGGAGTCAGTCTATTCATGTCACCCACATATTACTTCCTTCATCTGGAATTACATTTATgtctcagaaaaaaaacaaaaatgatcatttaaccAGATGGTGAAAATGTTAGTAATGTTCTGGCTGATTAATCGTGCAGACATAGTTGTGACTTCACATGTACAATTTTAGATTTTTCACCTTGTCTGCACACACCAATACAGATAAAATGATTGTGTATGTCACAAAGAATTGCCTCAAGAATATTGGGCCAGAACATTTTCACACAAGAATAATCAGTAACCTTCATCTAGCACCAATAATTTCCAGTGGTCTGGGTGGATTAAGGGACACTATGTACAGCCCTTTCTCACACTGCAGCTACTGCTGCCACGGCTAATCCCTTTCAGCTTAAGACATGAAGCCACACGGTGTATTAATTTTATGTGACATTCTTTTTGCAATAAGCAAAATAAGAGGCAGGCCCCTTCGGACAGCATTCAGTCGTGTGTTTGATCGGGCACAGTTTTCACGCTTTATCGTTTCTTGTTACGGCGCTAACAGGAGCTGGCTGTGGGAGGagggtggagtcctacaagtgcAGCTCACGGACGGAGCGCAGCCGTAGTTCTGGGTGTGTTCTGACTGGTGTGCTGTCACCTCAAGCCTGACTGTCATCCGTGTGTGATAAGACAGAGACGCAAAGCTTCAGCTCAGAGCGAGTCGTTGTGTAGTGTCAGCTAGAAAGCTGGTGAGTGTATAGAATAAAAATGCTGATGTTAGGATGGTGCAATTATTACTAACTGCAATTGTGTAACTGCATGGAAGTTGCCATGtctgctgttattacaggtttGAGCCGAGACTACAAACCCATTATGTCTTCAACACCAGGAAGCATTTATACTGGGAAATCCTTTATTTGGCAGATAGAAACTCGTGTGTTTCACCCTCACTGCGAGTGAGTGCAGTACAGAAAGATAAAGCACAATTTAATTTTGGTTTTTAGCAGATGGAAATACAGTTTGAATACGAGTGCTAATAATTTCCTGACCGATTCCTGTCAATTATGTACAAAAATTCAGACGTATCTTTAGAAAGCAACGAGTGAGATGGTAAAACGAAAGTAAACAAGTCAACTTTAAGGAGATTATGCACATAAACCAATTTGGATTAAGGAAACACTTGCAAATGTTTAGTCTTTTCTTTTCAAGTATTCTGCACTGTGTCATCAAGAACAGAGGGTCGGTTCAGAAAATAATTCTCTCAAATGAGGGAGGAATGATGTAAAATGTTGGGAAAAATGAGAGAATGGGGGAGAAGAGGCGTCTG from Takifugu rubripes chromosome 4, fTakRub1.2, whole genome shotgun sequence includes:
- the cryzl1 gene encoding quinone oxidoreductase-like protein 1 — translated: MKGLYCRAGVSDAKPKFVIQETSLPEVLNSHLVRVQVKACGLHPLDLELLSDVGIQTDLIPVGREIAGVILQVGDKVSFFQPDDEVVGILPLEFPFSGLCDVIDIDEQYLVQKPEKLSSVCVAGALRDGVCAYTALHTHARVAAGNTILVFDGASPFGLMCIQLACYHGAKVLTTSHSAQKQTFLEQLRPTVARVIPVYNGASDLLSVVLEETGGLGVDVVVDCGVRLQGEESEERKLLPHKHDIISALAVGGHWVTSHKDLQLDPPDSRLLFLRSASVSFLNHEVWTASSAQQGRYLHILRDIMEKLSAGVLRPQPEEPVPVYEATVAMETVQSHQKTKAVVQI